In Flavobacterium piscisymbiosum, the sequence ATTTTCCGGATTTTCCTCATAAGTTCCGTTCAACCAAAAAGCAGCCATTTCTCCTTCTTCTGATTCGGGATGTTTAAAAGCCAATATTCCATCTACATCAATAATCGCCTGCACTTTCGAAGAAGACTTACTCTTGTATTTTGCATCTTCAAAAACTAAATTTCCATTTGTTGTACCAATCAAAGCTGCCATTTGGCCTCCTGAGGAGCATCCTAAAACGGCAATTTTGTCTGGATCTACATGAAATTTCTTCGCATTATCTTTTATAAATTTAATAGCATTTTTTACATCATAAATCGCTTGCGGATATTTTGCCTCGAGCGATAATCTGTATTCAATTGCAAAACAAGAATACCCTTTTGAGGTTATTTCCTGTGCTAAAACCTGCATTTGATTTTTATTTCCTGATCTCCATCCGCCTCCATGAATCATGATTACGCCTGGATTATTTTTTTCCTTTTTATTAAAAAAGGCATCTAAATGTAATACTCGGTTTTTTTCCTTGTAATACACTATATTCTCGATCTGAACATCATTTTCTCCTTTATTTGCTTCGGCAATTTTTATAAAAGGATATTTCTTAATTAGTTTGACATAAGTACTTTTTACGGTATATGACGTATCAACACTATAACCTTGTGCTATAATCCCCTGAGAAACAAACAATAATACCAACAACATTCTTTTCATTTCAAGCGAACTATTATTTCGTTAAGAAAGGAGTCCGATTCATGACCGAACTCCTCTTAACTTCTTCAAAAAAACAAAACCTCAAAGATTATAAAAATTACTAATAACCAGGATTCTGAGGGAAATCTTTATTTTTATTCAAATCAATTGCTTTTTGAGGAATTGGTCTTAATAGTTTTTGATTCGGAGCAGTTCCAAAATCGGCTAATTTAATTTTATAATTATTGCCTGGTACTCGTGTTGTCAAGGTACCTGTTCGTTTTAAATCAAACCAACGATTATACTCACCTAACATTTCTCTTGCTCTTTCATCCAAAATGTAATCGATATTAAATTCTGCAGGAAGGGCGCCAGTTACTCCTGCTCTGGTTCTCACGGCATTTAAGCGTAATAGTCCCGTTGCAGGATTTCCTGCTTTAAGATAAGCTTCAGCAGCAATTAAATATGTGTCTGCTAATCTTGCCAGAATAATATCTCTTGTGCTTACAGCTCCAGTACCAAGTGGTGTCGATAATTCAGGATCATCAAATTTTTTCACAGGTATCGTACCACAATCATTAATCCATCCCGGAACAGCAACGCTTTCTGCACCGTATTCTCCATATCTATGGTATCCTCTCGGGTCTCCATTTGGTCTATTAGGTTTTTGTAAATCAGGATGTGAAGCTATATAAGCAGCTCTTTGAGAGGGTGTATACCCTTTTGGCTCATAAAAATGCAATGTTTTTAATGTGCTCAAAGTACTACTTCTATAATAAGGAAAATATACAACAGTTGAAGATACTCCGTTTGTAGTTTCAGTACCTGAATAAATTGTGGTCATAAAAGTTGCATCCCATCTTTTGTCATTTGGCCCCTCATAAAGATCTAAAGCGTACTGTGTTGGTAATAAATTTTGACTTCTTTGTGGCGCACCAACATTGGTACTTCCTAAATTAGAACTATAATAAGAATATTGTCTGTTACCAAGAGTGGTTGGACTAGTACTTGTTGAAGCTTTGTCATATTGAACAGAGAAAATAGTTTCTGCATTTAGATCGTTTCCAGGTTTAAACAGTTGATCAAATGGCAATACTAATGGCTGTCCTGCAATAGCTGCATCTGCAAAGGCTGCCGCCTTAGCAAAATCTGTAGACTCCCCATAAGATTGGTACCCTCTTGTTAAATATACTTTAGCCAATAAGTCATTTACAGCTCTCTTGTTCACTTTTCCTGATGTCGCATAATTTGCTATTCCTACATTTGCTAAAGAAGCATTCAAATCTTCAATAATTTGATTGTACACTTCTTGTTCTGTATTTCTGTTAAAAGATGTGTTTTCAGTACTAACTATATGATCATTAACAATAGGTACTCCTCCATAAGCCTGAACCAACAAGAAGTAAGCATTTGCTCTTAAAAATCGAGCTTCACCTACTAATACATTCAAATTAGATGTTTGCTCTGTAATTGTTGAATAATACAATACTTTATTTACTGATTGTATTTGAGAATAACAAGATACATATAACTCTTCAACATTGTTAGATGAAGGTACAAGACTAGCATAATTACTTAAAGGCGATTCGGGATTAAAACCTTCAGCATACAAATCAGTCCCTCCCACAAAAAACCATGGATTATTTCCATAAATTTCTTTTAATCTTGCATAAGTAGAATTCACTAACAATTGAAATCCACCTGAGGTTCTGTATGTTTCATCAGCCGCAGGATAAGACAAACTTTTTTCATCTATGTCACTACACGAAGTAAATAGTGAGGCAATTACTCCTAAAATTATTATTATTTTTTTCATTTTTTATTTTATTAAAAGTTAACACTTAATCCTAATTGAGTAGTAATAGAAGATGGACGGTTAATACCTATCGCAGCTCCTGCCCATTCAGGATCGTAACCATCAAAATCAGTAAAAACAAACGGATCTAAAACATT encodes:
- a CDS encoding alpha/beta hydrolase — translated: MKRMLLVLLFVSQGIIAQGYSVDTSYTVKSTYVKLIKKYPFIKIAEANKGENDVQIENIVYYKEKNRVLHLDAFFNKKEKNNPGVIMIHGGGWRSGNKNQMQVLAQEITSKGYSCFAIEYRLSLEAKYPQAIYDVKNAIKFIKDNAKKFHVDPDKIAVLGCSSGGQMAALIGTTNGNLVFEDAKYKSKSSSKVQAIIDVDGILAFKHPESEEGEMAAFWLNGTYEENPENWKQASALSHVDKNTPPTLFINSSFDRFHAGRDDMIAILNQNKIYNEVKIIHNSPHSFWFFQPWLDETVEYTTQFLNRIFK
- a CDS encoding RagB/SusD family nutrient uptake outer membrane protein; this translates as MKKIIIILGVIASLFTSCSDIDEKSLSYPAADETYRTSGGFQLLVNSTYARLKEIYGNNPWFFVGGTDLYAEGFNPESPLSNYASLVPSSNNVEELYVSCYSQIQSVNKVLYYSTITEQTSNLNVLVGEARFLRANAYFLLVQAYGGVPIVNDHIVSTENTSFNRNTEQEVYNQIIEDLNASLANVGIANYATSGKVNKRAVNDLLAKVYLTRGYQSYGESTDFAKAAAFADAAIAGQPLVLPFDQLFKPGNDLNAETIFSVQYDKASTSTSPTTLGNRQYSYYSSNLGSTNVGAPQRSQNLLPTQYALDLYEGPNDKRWDATFMTTIYSGTETTNGVSSTVVYFPYYRSSTLSTLKTLHFYEPKGYTPSQRAAYIASHPDLQKPNRPNGDPRGYHRYGEYGAESVAVPGWINDCGTIPVKKFDDPELSTPLGTGAVSTRDIILARLADTYLIAAEAYLKAGNPATGLLRLNAVRTRAGVTGALPAEFNIDYILDERAREMLGEYNRWFDLKRTGTLTTRVPGNNYKIKLADFGTAPNQKLLRPIPQKAIDLNKNKDFPQNPGY